A DNA window from Hordeum vulgare subsp. vulgare chromosome 1H, MorexV3_pseudomolecules_assembly, whole genome shotgun sequence contains the following coding sequences:
- the LOC123402708 gene encoding RING-H2 finger protein ATL39-like: MDDESLLAIVAFCTLGLPWVLAIFAACWRCAACCCCGPEAAARLSRSDTSLPSPRPPVVAAAAGPSRRDDGAPTLEPVVAEKPPQLGYFLYSVAGVAEEEDGASEKVCAICLDELVDGMECSKVPACGHVYCRDCIALWMRNRTTCPLCRELIVIVPGAEPLSAAEEMV; encoded by the coding sequence ATGGACGACGAGTCGCTGCTTGCCATCGTCGCATTTTGCACTCTCGGGCTGCCCTGGGTGCTTGCCATCTTCGCCGCCTGCTGGCGCTGCGCCGCCTGCTGCTGTTGCGGACCGGAGGCGGCCGCGCGTCTAAGTCGGAGCGACACGTCGCTGCCGTCGCCCAGGCCGCCGGTCGTTGCCGCCGCCGCAGGTCCGAGTCGAAGGGACGACGGAGCGCCCACGCTGGAGCCGGTCGTGGCGGAGAAGCCACCGCAGCTGGGGTACTTCCTGTATTCCGTGGCCGGCGTcgccgaggaggaggacggggcaTCGGAGAAGGTTTGCGCGAtctgcctcgacgagctggtggaCGGGATGGAGTGCAGCAAGGTGCCGGCGTGCGGGCACGTGTACTGCCGGGACTGCATCGCGCTGTGGATGAGGAACCGGACCACCTGCCCGCTGTGCAGGGAGCTCATCGTCATCGTGCCGGGGGCAGAGCCGCTCTCGGCTGCCGAGGAGATGGTCTAG